In one Brevibacillus composti genomic region, the following are encoded:
- a CDS encoding copper amine oxidase N-terminal domain-containing protein — MHKSAKKGLAALMAATVLTAPLAMSPMQAYALSIYDVSADDTDVDEETEYTIEFEIEEDLRRGDTITISFPSQYSLKKVKSSDVDLRDGKSKRLSIDDVKISTRYVEITVDERIKADTELIVTIDRVVNPSKSGDYSIGVETSNERNRTEEIEIGGRSSSGGSSSKNITISQSDYEEGSETSVTIGRFDLGGSDKLRQGKYIYVDFPHRDMLPSKISASDVKINGTRASAVSITGNTRVRIEIPRGVDGDKYIKLEFDSSAGIKNPPPGTKYTYAVSYENRDYETKTFEVKSAKTKEFDVRLSDKGVGARSSYSFDVSLTERVYANALVTIEFPRSEMVPPVLSNLDVKVNGHHVANLGANGSKVSFRTPSGFGNSNKLNIEFGYDAFLRNPNAPGSYQITVDVEGRKYRSNTYEITGAPLTPTPPVTPVPVDNSTATLALSKTVPQAVTGMQVGIKSLGVPLVRNRDFIEIVMPVGFRVPAYIAPQAVTVNGAASAFVGVRGQNLIIMPSQDIPAKTAVNINLLESAGVTTPAAGGVYSIAVYSSEEPGLLFARPVNVVPPNAVTFQASVGSFMKGGQRVALPAAPFAVNGHTLMPASFFRDGLGVSTTFTNTTARIVGNGKTIQFRVGSNIATLNGKNVTLPTAVQARNNVPVVPLRFVLEQLGYKISYNNGSYAVFK; from the coding sequence ATGCACAAAAGCGCAAAAAAAGGACTGGCTGCGCTGATGGCGGCCACAGTTCTGACAGCACCGTTAGCCATGAGCCCGATGCAGGCGTATGCCTTGTCGATTTATGATGTATCTGCGGACGATACCGATGTGGATGAAGAAACCGAATATACAATCGAGTTTGAAATTGAAGAGGATTTGCGCAGAGGGGATACGATCACCATCAGCTTTCCTTCCCAGTATTCGCTGAAAAAAGTAAAGTCATCCGACGTGGATTTGAGGGACGGCAAGAGCAAGCGCCTCTCGATTGATGATGTGAAAATCAGCACGCGCTATGTGGAGATTACGGTGGATGAGCGCATCAAAGCGGATACGGAGCTCATAGTGACCATCGACCGCGTCGTCAACCCCTCCAAGTCCGGCGATTACTCGATCGGGGTCGAAACCTCCAATGAACGAAACAGGACGGAAGAGATCGAAATCGGCGGACGCAGCTCGTCCGGCGGCAGCAGCTCCAAAAACATCACGATCAGCCAGAGCGATTATGAGGAGGGCTCCGAGACCTCGGTTACCATCGGAAGATTCGATTTGGGCGGATCGGATAAGCTGAGACAAGGAAAATACATTTACGTCGATTTCCCGCACCGGGACATGCTGCCCAGTAAAATCAGCGCCTCAGACGTAAAGATTAACGGCACGCGTGCCTCCGCGGTCTCGATTACCGGCAACACCCGCGTCCGGATCGAAATACCGAGAGGCGTAGACGGGGACAAGTACATCAAGTTGGAGTTCGATTCCTCGGCAGGGATCAAAAACCCGCCACCGGGAACCAAGTATACCTACGCCGTTTCCTATGAGAACCGCGATTATGAAACCAAGACCTTTGAGGTCAAATCGGCAAAGACAAAAGAATTTGACGTGAGGCTCTCTGACAAGGGAGTCGGGGCGCGCAGCAGCTACAGCTTTGACGTCAGCCTCACAGAGAGAGTCTACGCCAACGCGCTAGTGACGATCGAATTCCCGCGCAGCGAAATGGTTCCGCCGGTCCTGTCCAATCTCGATGTGAAGGTAAACGGGCACCATGTCGCCAACCTGGGAGCGAATGGCAGCAAGGTGTCATTCCGTACGCCGAGCGGATTTGGCAACAGCAACAAGCTGAACATCGAGTTCGGGTACGATGCTTTCCTGAGGAATCCAAATGCGCCGGGCAGCTATCAGATCACCGTGGATGTGGAGGGCCGAAAATACCGCTCCAACACCTATGAGATCACCGGAGCGCCGCTGACGCCCACTCCTCCGGTAACGCCCGTGCCCGTCGATAACAGCACGGCTACGCTTGCGCTGAGCAAGACCGTTCCACAGGCTGTGACAGGGATGCAGGTCGGCATCAAGTCGCTGGGCGTGCCGCTGGTCCGCAACCGCGATTTCATCGAGATCGTCATGCCGGTTGGATTCCGCGTGCCAGCCTACATTGCTCCACAGGCCGTCACTGTCAACGGGGCCGCCTCGGCCTTTGTCGGGGTACGGGGACAAAACCTGATAATCATGCCGTCCCAGGACATCCCGGCGAAGACGGCTGTAAACATTAACCTGCTGGAGTCGGCAGGCGTCACGACACCTGCGGCGGGAGGGGTTTACAGCATCGCAGTCTACTCTTCCGAAGAACCGGGGCTGTTGTTTGCCCGTCCGGTCAACGTCGTTCCGCCGAATGCGGTCACCTTCCAGGCCAGCGTCGGTTCCTTTATGAAGGGAGGACAGCGCGTTGCCTTGCCGGCGGCTCCGTTTGCCGTCAATGGACACACGCTCATGCCCGCCTCTTTCTTCCGCGACGGGCTGGGAGTTTCGACGACATTCACCAATACGACGGCGCGAATCGTCGGCAACGGCAAAACGATCCAATTCCGCGTCGGCTCCAATATCGCGACGCTGAACGGCAAGAATGTCACATTGCCGACCGCCGTCCAAGCGAGAAACAACGTGCCGGTTGTGCCTCTCCGCTTTGTGCTTGAGCAGTTGGGCTACAAGATCTCCTACAACAACGGCAGCTACGCGGTATTCAAATAA
- a CDS encoding DeoR/GlpR family DNA-binding transcription regulator produces MLTPERHQLILSMLKEKGVARIQELVEQTGASESTVRRDLIELEEKRLVKRVHGGAAWPQNKIEEPSIQEKSVKYAQQKIAIARYAASLIEEHDSIFIDAGTTTSQMLPFIPHDQIVVVTNGVDIALELSKRKIKTILLGGELKAATLSLVGPDALKTISQYRFDKCFLGMNGVDGEHGLTTPDPDEAYVKQLALQYSDARYVLCDSTKFSRVTFAKVGELDQVTVITDDGLDAEQNSYYAIRTQLKVVKA; encoded by the coding sequence ATGCTTACGCCCGAACGACATCAACTGATTTTGAGCATGCTTAAGGAAAAAGGAGTCGCGCGCATCCAGGAACTGGTGGAGCAGACCGGCGCATCGGAATCCACGGTCAGACGAGACTTGATCGAGCTGGAGGAAAAGCGGTTGGTAAAGCGTGTCCACGGGGGAGCCGCTTGGCCGCAAAACAAAATTGAAGAGCCTTCGATTCAGGAGAAATCCGTAAAATACGCCCAGCAAAAAATTGCAATTGCCCGGTATGCGGCCAGTCTAATCGAGGAGCATGATTCCATTTTTATCGATGCCGGCACGACGACCAGCCAAATGCTGCCCTTTATCCCGCATGACCAGATCGTCGTGGTGACCAACGGCGTCGACATCGCCCTGGAGCTGAGCAAAAGAAAGATCAAGACGATCCTGCTCGGGGGCGAATTGAAAGCGGCTACATTGTCGTTGGTTGGACCCGATGCCTTAAAAACGATTAGCCAGTACCGCTTCGACAAATGCTTTCTCGGCATGAACGGCGTCGACGGCGAGCACGGACTGACGACGCCGGACCCGGACGAGGCATACGTCAAGCAGCTGGCGCTTCAATATTCGGACGCACGCTATGTCTTGTGCGATTCGACCAAGTTCTCCCGGGTTACCTTTGCCAAGGTGGGGGAGCTGGACCAGGTGACCGTGATTACCGATGACGGCTTGGATGCGGAACAGAACAGCTATTACGCCATACGGACACAACTAAAAGTGGTGAAAGCATGA
- the pfkB gene encoding 1-phosphofructokinase, whose translation MIYTVTLNPSIDYHIWLDAWREGEIQQAKKERKVAGGKGINVSKVLGILGMESRALGFAGGFTGAFIRQELEQEGIVHQFIQLEQESRINLKIKAQSETDISGVPPHIPPEALAALSRQLDQLTADDVLVLAGSLPPGVPEHFYQSILKRLGPRGVRVFLDASGKALADSLPERPFLIKPNHHELGELYGVAISTPQEAIIYGKKAWEAGARHVIVSMAGQGAVLVSDHGVYTADIPRQAPVNSIGAGDSVVAGFLYALLQGQEIEEAFRFAIATGSATALSEGFCTREKIGELIPRITITKVEG comes from the coding sequence ATGATCTACACAGTAACGTTGAATCCATCGATCGACTACCATATCTGGCTGGACGCCTGGAGAGAAGGAGAGATTCAACAGGCAAAAAAGGAACGGAAAGTGGCCGGAGGCAAGGGCATCAATGTATCGAAGGTGCTGGGCATCCTCGGCATGGAGAGCAGGGCGCTGGGGTTTGCCGGCGGATTTACGGGCGCGTTTATCCGGCAAGAGCTGGAGCAGGAAGGGATCGTTCATCAGTTTATTCAGCTGGAACAGGAGTCCCGGATCAATCTCAAGATCAAAGCCCAGAGTGAAACCGACATCAGCGGCGTGCCGCCGCATATTCCGCCGGAAGCGCTGGCTGCGCTCTCCCGTCAGCTGGATCAACTGACAGCCGATGACGTGCTGGTGCTGGCCGGCAGTTTGCCTCCTGGCGTGCCAGAGCATTTCTACCAGTCCATCCTGAAGCGGCTCGGTCCCAGGGGCGTGCGGGTTTTTCTGGACGCGAGCGGAAAGGCACTGGCTGACAGCTTGCCGGAGCGCCCCTTTCTCATCAAGCCCAATCACCACGAGCTGGGGGAACTGTACGGAGTTGCCATCTCCACGCCGCAGGAGGCGATCATCTACGGAAAAAAAGCATGGGAGGCCGGCGCGCGTCATGTCATTGTCTCCATGGCGGGGCAGGGCGCGGTGCTCGTCAGCGATCACGGCGTATATACAGCCGACATCCCGAGACAGGCTCCGGTTAACTCGATCGGCGCAGGCGATTCCGTGGTGGCCGGATTCTTGTACGCGCTCCTGCAGGGACAGGAGATCGAGGAGGCCTTTCGCTTCGCCATCGCGACCGGCAGTGCGACCGCGCTGTCGGAAGGTTTTTGCACACGAGAGAAAATTGGCGAGCTTATTCCGAGGATTACGATCACAAAGGTGGAAGGATAA
- a CDS encoding PTS fructose transporter subunit IIABC, with protein sequence MSTRIRIGDLLREETIILSLAAQTKEAALDELIDKLDQTGRLHSKEELKKAILAREALGSTGIGEGIAIPHAKSAAVKTPSIAFGFSREGIDFDSLDNQKAHLFFMIAATDHANQAHLETLALLSEMLMDESFRRQLMTVESAAELLRIITAKELEIRQAEEGEAGNQENEGAPTETPTGATVVAVTACPTGIAHTYMAADALKKKAEEMGITLKVETNGSSGVKNRLTPEEIEAASAVIVAADKQVEMERFVGKVVIEVPVAEGIRQPEALLNRAVKQEGKRYQGKGGQTQKAGESAEGDGSHPFAFYKHLMNGVSNMLPFVVGGGIIIALSFMFGIKAFEPNDPSFHPLAKALMDIGSGSAFALMIPVLAGFIAMSIADRPGFAPGMVGGMLAASSGSGFLGGLIAGFLAGYLVLGLKKALSKLPPSLDSLKPVLLYPLFGILLTGLVMVFVISEPLAAVNTALTGWLKNMNQGNAIILGAVLGAMMAFDMGGPFNKAAFTFGIAMIAEGNLGPHAAIMAAGMTPPLGLALATTLFKKKFTQEEKQAGKTAYLLGASFITEGAIPFAAADPTRVIPSTMLGSAVAGGLSMFFGCTLPAPHGGVFVLPVIGNAGMYIVAILTGTVVTALMVNLLKKEAVN encoded by the coding sequence ATGTCAACTCGCATCCGCATTGGCGATTTGCTGCGAGAGGAGACGATCATTCTTTCCCTTGCGGCTCAGACGAAGGAAGCCGCTCTGGACGAACTGATCGACAAACTGGATCAAACGGGACGCCTGCACAGCAAGGAGGAGCTGAAAAAGGCGATTCTCGCCCGCGAGGCACTGGGTTCCACCGGCATCGGCGAAGGGATCGCGATCCCGCATGCCAAATCGGCCGCAGTGAAAACGCCCAGCATCGCATTTGGCTTTTCCCGAGAGGGCATCGACTTCGACTCGCTGGACAACCAGAAGGCCCATCTGTTTTTCATGATTGCCGCCACGGACCATGCGAATCAGGCTCATCTCGAGACGCTGGCCCTGCTCTCCGAGATGCTGATGGACGAATCTTTCCGCCGGCAGCTGATGACAGTGGAGTCGGCGGCCGAGCTGCTTCGGATCATAACTGCCAAAGAGCTGGAGATCCGTCAGGCCGAAGAGGGAGAAGCCGGGAACCAAGAAAATGAAGGAGCGCCAACCGAAACGCCAACCGGCGCGACGGTCGTCGCCGTGACAGCCTGTCCGACGGGCATTGCCCACACCTATATGGCTGCAGACGCGCTCAAGAAAAAAGCGGAAGAAATGGGCATCACCCTCAAAGTGGAGACCAACGGCTCCAGCGGCGTGAAAAACCGGCTGACGCCGGAGGAAATCGAGGCCGCCAGCGCGGTGATCGTGGCAGCCGACAAACAGGTGGAAATGGAGCGCTTTGTCGGCAAAGTGGTGATCGAGGTCCCGGTAGCCGAAGGGATCCGCCAGCCGGAGGCGCTGCTGAACCGGGCGGTGAAGCAGGAAGGAAAAAGGTACCAGGGCAAAGGCGGACAGACGCAAAAGGCGGGGGAATCTGCCGAGGGCGACGGGTCCCATCCGTTTGCTTTTTACAAGCATCTGATGAACGGCGTCTCCAATATGCTGCCGTTCGTCGTCGGCGGCGGGATTATCATCGCGCTCAGCTTTATGTTTGGCATCAAGGCATTTGAACCAAATGACCCGAGTTTTCACCCGCTCGCTAAAGCGTTGATGGACATCGGCAGCGGGAGTGCCTTTGCGCTGATGATCCCGGTGCTGGCCGGCTTTATTGCCATGAGCATCGCGGATCGTCCCGGTTTTGCCCCGGGAATGGTGGGCGGGATGCTGGCGGCTTCGAGCGGCTCCGGATTTTTGGGCGGGCTGATCGCCGGATTTTTGGCCGGTTATCTGGTACTGGGGCTAAAAAAGGCCTTGTCCAAATTGCCCCCCTCCCTGGACAGCCTGAAACCGGTTCTGCTCTATCCGCTCTTCGGGATCTTGTTGACAGGCCTCGTCATGGTATTCGTCATCTCCGAACCGCTGGCGGCTGTCAACACGGCGCTCACGGGCTGGCTGAAAAATATGAACCAGGGCAATGCGATTATTCTCGGCGCGGTATTGGGCGCCATGATGGCCTTTGATATGGGCGGGCCGTTTAACAAAGCGGCATTTACCTTTGGGATCGCGATGATCGCGGAAGGCAACCTCGGACCGCATGCGGCGATCATGGCGGCCGGGATGACCCCGCCGCTCGGACTGGCGCTGGCCACGACGCTGTTCAAGAAAAAGTTCACCCAGGAGGAGAAACAGGCCGGGAAAACGGCTTATCTGCTGGGAGCATCCTTTATTACCGAAGGAGCGATTCCGTTTGCCGCCGCAGACCCGACCCGCGTCATTCCTTCCACCATGCTGGGATCGGCTGTAGCCGGCGGCTTGTCGATGTTCTTCGGCTGTACGCTGCCGGCGCCGCATGGTGGGGTCTTCGTACTCCCCGTGATCGGCAACGCGGGGATGTACATCGTGGCGATCCTGACAGGAACGGTCGTCACGGCACTGATGGTCAACCTGTTAAAAAAGGAAGCGGTCAACTAA
- the spoIIE gene encoding stage II sporulation protein E, whose amino-acid sequence MISKNITDTGHVWARRVSEQWDASTGSWGERIAETAEKWKLLPFLMGFLLGRALILEELTPFIVPYFMVMYYLRKDTVVACGLALILGAFTHTVPMGLQAVMSVVLALAVCKWSERLRRKDFSRTPLLVLFTVFASHLLFDTITNQVSTYSLVMVAVEAILSFVLTLIFIQSLSIIHLAKPYEPLKNEEIVSLVILLASLMTGTVDWSIEGLSMENVLSRYLLLLFAFTGGGTIGAAVGVVTGLILSLANVSALMQINLLAFSGLLAGLLKEGGKVGVSAGLLIGTAILAIYGGAEETLYLSLIETGLAIVLFLLTPASVWKNVSRFIPGTPENLQSHQAYMRRVRDVTAGKIQQFSELFVQLSRSFAQTADADEPEQQTDAFLSRVTEFTCQRCWKREQCWERDTEAIYQGMIWLAEKVQESGSLSGVTPPRDWERKCIKAEKVMTIMEQEYDRQQSFDILRKQVKESRRLVADQLSGVSRVMSDFAREIQREGMELSLQEKQVSQALEGLGLSVRRVEIHNLEEGKVDIEISQPSCYGRDECAKIVAPMLTEILGENIVVKERHCEAQKDGTCTMCLASAKTFEIEIGVAGAAKDGKLLSGDSFRTMDLGNGKMALAISDGMGNGERAYLESQSALDMLQQLLRSGLDEKLSIKTVNSVLALRSTDEMFATVDLALVDLQTAHTRFVKIGSTPSFVKRGTDVITITANNLPVGILEEIEVDVISRTLKPGDLLIMMSDGIYEAPRHIENRQAWMKRILSELETDDPQEVADLLLERVIRQHSGQIVDDMTVLVARIDRFIPQWSAIQVHGMPKLERPRIVS is encoded by the coding sequence ATGATCAGTAAGAACATAACCGATACCGGCCACGTCTGGGCACGCCGCGTCTCCGAGCAGTGGGACGCCTCGACGGGAAGCTGGGGAGAGCGCATCGCAGAGACAGCGGAGAAATGGAAGCTGCTGCCGTTTTTGATGGGGTTTTTACTGGGACGAGCCTTGATCCTCGAGGAGCTGACTCCTTTTATCGTTCCGTATTTCATGGTGATGTACTACCTGCGCAAGGATACCGTAGTGGCTTGCGGACTTGCCCTCATCCTCGGTGCCTTTACGCATACGGTTCCGATGGGCTTGCAGGCTGTGATGAGCGTGGTGCTGGCACTCGCTGTCTGCAAGTGGAGCGAGCGTCTGCGGCGCAAGGATTTCTCGCGTACGCCGCTGCTGGTGTTGTTCACCGTCTTTGCCAGCCATTTGTTGTTTGATACCATCACGAATCAAGTCTCGACCTATTCGCTCGTCATGGTGGCGGTGGAGGCCATTCTCAGCTTCGTCCTGACGCTGATTTTCATCCAGTCGCTCTCCATCATTCATCTGGCAAAGCCGTATGAGCCGCTGAAAAATGAAGAGATCGTCTCTCTTGTCATCTTGCTGGCCTCCCTGATGACCGGCACTGTCGACTGGTCGATCGAGGGATTGTCGATGGAGAATGTCCTCTCCCGCTACCTGCTTCTCTTGTTTGCCTTTACCGGCGGAGGGACGATTGGCGCGGCCGTGGGGGTCGTCACGGGTTTGATCCTCAGTCTGGCCAATGTCAGTGCGCTGATGCAGATCAATCTGCTGGCATTTTCCGGTCTTCTGGCCGGATTGCTGAAGGAAGGCGGCAAAGTGGGCGTATCCGCGGGATTGCTCATCGGCACGGCGATTCTCGCGATTTACGGCGGGGCGGAAGAGACCCTGTATCTGTCGCTGATCGAGACCGGACTGGCGATCGTCCTGTTTTTGCTGACGCCTGCGAGCGTGTGGAAGAATGTCTCCCGGTTCATTCCCGGCACGCCGGAAAATCTGCAATCCCATCAGGCGTACATGCGCCGGGTGCGGGATGTGACAGCCGGAAAGATTCAGCAGTTCTCCGAGCTGTTCGTCCAATTGTCGCGCAGCTTTGCGCAGACGGCCGACGCGGATGAACCGGAGCAGCAGACCGATGCCTTTTTGAGTCGGGTGACCGAATTTACCTGCCAGCGCTGCTGGAAAAGGGAGCAGTGCTGGGAGCGAGATACAGAGGCCATCTATCAGGGGATGATCTGGCTGGCGGAGAAAGTGCAGGAGTCCGGCTCGCTAAGCGGGGTGACGCCGCCCCGCGACTGGGAGCGAAAGTGCATCAAGGCAGAAAAAGTCATGACGATCATGGAGCAGGAGTATGATCGCCAGCAATCCTTTGATATCCTGCGAAAGCAAGTGAAGGAAAGCCGCAGGTTGGTGGCCGATCAGCTCTCCGGCGTCTCCCGGGTGATGAGCGATTTCGCCCGTGAGATCCAGCGGGAAGGGATGGAGCTGAGCCTGCAGGAAAAGCAAGTGTCGCAGGCCTTGGAGGGTCTTGGCCTGTCCGTCCGGCGCGTGGAGATCCACAATCTGGAGGAGGGCAAGGTCGATATCGAGATCAGCCAGCCCAGCTGCTATGGCCGGGATGAATGCGCCAAGATCGTGGCGCCGATGTTGACGGAGATTTTGGGGGAAAATATCGTGGTCAAAGAGCGTCACTGTGAGGCGCAAAAGGATGGGACCTGCACGATGTGCCTGGCTTCGGCAAAGACCTTTGAGATCGAGATCGGCGTCGCCGGAGCGGCCAAGGACGGAAAGCTGCTCTCCGGTGACAGCTTCCGCACGATGGATCTGGGAAATGGCAAGATGGCGCTGGCGATCAGCGACGGGATGGGAAATGGCGAGAGGGCCTATCTGGAGAGCCAGTCGGCACTCGACATGCTGCAGCAGCTGCTGCGCTCCGGTCTCGACGAAAAGCTGTCGATCAAGACGGTCAATTCGGTGCTGGCCCTGCGGTCGACGGATGAGATGTTTGCCACCGTAGATTTGGCGCTGGTGGACCTGCAGACGGCCCATACCCGGTTCGTAAAAATCGGATCGACACCCAGCTTCGTCAAGCGGGGGACAGATGTCATTACCATTACGGCAAATAACCTTCCCGTCGGCATTCTGGAGGAGATCGAAGTAGACGTGATCTCCCGCACGCTCAAACCGGGCGATCTGTTGATCATGATGTCCGATGGGATCTACGAGGCACCGCGGCATATCGAGAACCGTCAGGCGTGGATGAAGCGGATTTTGTCCGAGCTGGAGACCGACGATCCGCAGGAAGTGGCTGATCTTTTGTTGGAGCGGGTCATCCGGCAGCATTCCGGGCAGATTGTCGACGATATGACGGTGCTGGTAGCGAGAATCGACAGATTTATTCCGCAATGGTCGGCGATCCAGGTGCACGGAATGCCCAAGCTGGAGCGGCCGAGAATCGTCAGTTGA
- a CDS encoding FtsB family cell division protein, which produces MKTVPPSQMNNRKGQKRRIRLVLFFVLCVFVWTGYTLYLQSGVLAEKKAELNALKQEMAIVQKEQAELTYKASRLYDQEYVAELARKQFFYTKPGESIYVIPEK; this is translated from the coding sequence TTGAAAACCGTCCCCCCCTCTCAAATGAATAATCGAAAAGGACAAAAGCGAAGAATTCGCCTTGTTCTCTTCTTTGTTCTTTGCGTGTTTGTCTGGACTGGCTATACCCTATATTTGCAAAGCGGGGTTCTGGCGGAAAAGAAGGCAGAACTCAATGCGCTGAAGCAGGAGATGGCTATCGTCCAGAAGGAACAGGCGGAGCTTACCTATAAAGCGAGCCGTCTCTACGATCAGGAATACGTGGCCGAACTGGCAAGGAAGCAATTCTTTTATACAAAGCCGGGCGAAAGCATATACGTGATCCCGGAGAAATAA
- the yabP gene encoding sporulation protein YabP, producing MNDHVKRPRHEVVMINRRSLAISGVKNVESFDSEEFLLETEGGFLTIRGQNLHMKNLSLETGEVAIEGLVHDMAYLEQGQAADRSRGFFGKLFK from the coding sequence ATGAACGACCATGTGAAACGTCCGCGCCACGAAGTCGTGATGATCAATCGGCGGAGCTTGGCGATTTCCGGAGTAAAAAACGTCGAGAGCTTTGATAGCGAGGAATTTTTGCTGGAAACAGAAGGCGGTTTTTTAACCATCCGGGGGCAGAATCTGCATATGAAAAACCTGAGCTTGGAGACGGGCGAAGTGGCGATTGAGGGATTGGTACATGACATGGCCTACCTGGAGCAAGGGCAGGCCGCTGACCGGTCGAGAGGATTCTTCGGGAAGTTATTCAAGTGA
- the yabQ gene encoding spore cortex biosynthesis protein YabQ has protein sequence MSISVQFQTVMAMTACGALLGMGFDTYHVLTRRGRIPSWLAFILDILFWVGSMGLVFWILIQVNDGIVRFPIFLGMLFGAWVYFVIGSKKYVQFLHAVIKFLRWLYRTIVRLINILIIRPVLFLYQLIVMLVTFLAGIVMTILGFFWKMLRWISSPFARWGQHLGKRIYKSWAGIWGSWKKWLFSGKKQK, from the coding sequence GTGAGCATCTCCGTTCAATTCCAGACCGTCATGGCCATGACAGCATGCGGCGCTTTGCTGGGGATGGGATTTGACACGTATCACGTATTGACGAGAAGAGGAAGGATCCCCTCCTGGCTCGCCTTCATCCTGGACATCTTGTTCTGGGTGGGCAGTATGGGGCTGGTATTCTGGATCCTCATCCAGGTGAACGACGGAATTGTCCGTTTCCCCATTTTTCTGGGCATGCTGTTCGGCGCGTGGGTGTATTTTGTCATAGGTAGTAAGAAGTATGTCCAATTCCTTCATGCCGTGATAAAATTTTTGCGATGGTTATATCGAACCATAGTACGGTTGATCAACATCCTGATTATCCGTCCCGTCTTGTTTTTGTATCAGCTGATTGTCATGCTGGTTACGTTTTTGGCGGGAATCGTCATGACGATTCTCGGTTTTTTCTGGAAGATGCTTCGGTGGATCTCGTCTCCTTTTGCCAGATGGGGTCAGCATTTGGGGAAAAGAATATACAAGAGTTGGGCAGGAATCTGGGGTTCTTGGAAGAAGTGGTTATTCTCAGGAAAGAAGCAGAAGTAA
- a CDS encoding S1 RNA-binding domain-containing protein, translating to MGVEVGSKLEGKVTGITKFGAFVELPGGETGLVHISEIAATYVKDIHEHLKLGDKVTVIVLNIRDGKIGLSIKKAQERERPSRPHQRERTEGFEEKLNRFIKESEDRQTSLRKKRDKRGRSR from the coding sequence ATGGGAGTTGAAGTCGGGAGCAAACTGGAAGGGAAAGTGACAGGCATCACGAAATTCGGTGCTTTCGTGGAGTTGCCCGGAGGAGAAACGGGGCTTGTCCACATCAGTGAGATTGCAGCGACTTATGTGAAAGATATTCACGAGCATTTGAAGCTCGGGGACAAGGTGACCGTCATCGTGCTCAATATCCGTGACGGCAAGATCGGCCTCTCGATCAAAAAGGCCCAGGAAAGGGAGCGGCCGTCTCGCCCTCATCAACGGGAGCGGACCGAAGGATTTGAAGAGAAGCTGAATCGGTTTATCAAAGAGAGTGAAGACCGGCAGACATCCCTGCGCAAGAAGAGGGACAAGAGGGGAAGAAGCCGCTGA
- a CDS encoding VWA domain-containing protein encodes MKEATLRQILVVTDGCSNSGLSPVAAATLAREQGITVNVIGVIEKGDMGEQGTKEIREMAEAGGGLFDIVYPQQLAQTVQMLTRQAMTRTIHQVVSKELKEILGDSAMEGLAPEKRVQVAGMVDELGENSRLDVVMLVDSSGSMKPKLSAVQQAIHDFSISLRSRRGKSRMAVCSFPGKQTHLDVRIPWTEEVEQAHQLSSDLQMSGITPTGPAIVEAIALFDHVRLPANLQDRYGYDEKEDRGDLRDHVF; translated from the coding sequence GTGAAAGAAGCAACCTTGCGACAAATACTGGTAGTGACGGACGGCTGCTCCAACTCTGGATTGAGTCCTGTCGCGGCCGCCACATTGGCCCGTGAACAGGGGATTACGGTAAATGTCATCGGCGTGATCGAGAAGGGTGACATGGGAGAGCAGGGTACGAAGGAAATTCGCGAGATGGCGGAAGCGGGGGGCGGCTTGTTTGACATCGTCTATCCCCAGCAGCTGGCGCAAACCGTGCAAATGCTGACGCGGCAAGCGATGACGCGAACTATCCATCAAGTGGTGAGCAAGGAATTGAAAGAGATTTTGGGCGATTCTGCCATGGAGGGCTTGGCGCCGGAAAAGCGGGTCCAGGTGGCGGGCATGGTAGATGAGCTGGGCGAAAACAGCCGGCTGGACGTCGTCATGCTCGTCGACTCCTCCGGCAGTATGAAACCAAAGCTCTCAGCCGTCCAGCAAGCCATTCATGATTTCAGCATCAGCCTTCGCTCGCGGCGGGGAAAAAGCCGAATGGCTGTTTGTTCATTTCCTGGGAAACAAACACATCTGGATGTCCGCATCCCGTGGACAGAAGAAGTGGAGCAGGCTCATCAGCTCAGCTCTGATCTCCAGATGAGCGGGATTACCCCTACAGGCCCGGCCATCGTAGAGGCGATTGCCCTGTTTGACCATGTCCGGCTCCCTGCGAACCTGCAAGATCGCTACGGGTATGACGAGAAAGAAGACAGGGGCGATCTGAGAGACCATGTCTTCTAA